A genome region from Aptenodytes patagonicus chromosome 26, bAptPat1.pri.cur, whole genome shotgun sequence includes the following:
- the ADAM15 gene encoding disintegrin and metalloproteinase domain-containing protein 15 isoform X6, translating to MGARALRLLLLFLLLLLAAGLLLAAGTGANGSGAGDSSRQRHAELGQSWHVTPWVLREDRTLSLAEATQGGFPARLRVLLELEGTRLVLELEQNWELVLGAGALLYYLPNGTRVTQEASKQEHCCYRGTVRGFPGSWASLCACAGLSGHLRLSETRSYGLEPDASSSLGRHIAYRLREVRLAPRACGQDPPDPRRAEAEETEPPWPQRGKRAVAEQRFVELVMVVDHAAFQNYPDMQRVHTRTLEIANQVDAFFQPLGVRVALLAVEVWSEGDRFVVGGSARAALERFLRWRREELLPRLPHDNAQLLTGARFDDVSVGMSAQASMCSPARSGGVSMDHSVSVLVVASTVAHQLGHNLGMRHDSARRFCDCSDLRQDRGCIMASPTGLTPGLSFSNCSRQDLERSLRRGQGWCLSNVPEPRRLAGSPRCGNRFLEPGEGCDCGLSVECTDPCCNSSTCQLVPGAECATGDTCCQDCQLHRAGHPCREPLGECDLPEFCDGVSPHCPPDAFLQDGQPCAGGRAVCYGGACATYEGQCQQLLGPGASPISSSCMASLNAKGDERGHCGQLPNGSYVSCAQRDAGCGMLQCQHGTTQGGTPAGSCQGTLLPWDKDVSDAAMVLPGTACGPGKVCLQRRCQDVSALGDQQCRSKCHGHGVCNNHGHCHCEQGWAPPTCESPGAGGSQDSGPTTLERGGSALPTALLLSALLGLALVLGLCCARRTGLHKHLCQLGKGTSCQYSAETRVRFLGPEAPDGWSGISQLEPRLGSQAPPERPRPPQWRQATELQVMHSSKPPGPAKPPPPQRPLPSDPPGPSLPRSETPPGHPYVTVIPSRPAPPPPAGAQRET from the exons ATGGGGGCGCGGGCGCTGCggctgctcctcctcttcctcctcctcctccttgccgcGGGGCTGCTCCTCGCCGCCGGCACCGGGGCCAACGGGAGCGGCGCAG GTGACAGCTCACGGCAGCGCCATGCAGAATTGGGACAGTCCTGGCATGTGACCCCGTGGGTCCTGCGGGAGGACCGGACGCTCAGCCTGGCAGAGGCGACCCAG ggggggtTCCCCGCCCGGCTGCGGGTCCTGCTGGAGctggaggggacacggctggtgctggagctggagcaaaACTG ggagctggtgctgggcGCCGGGGCGCTGCTCTACTACCTGCCCAACGGCACGCGGGTGACGCAAGAGGCCAGCAAGCAG gagcaCTGCTGCTACCGGGGGACAGTGCGGGGCTTCCCCGGCTCCTGGGCCAGCCTCTGCGCCTGCGCTGGACTCAG cggcCACCTCCGGCTGTCAGAGACCAGGAGCTACGGGCTGGAGCCGGATGCTAGCAGCTCCCTAGGGCGGCACATCGCATACCGGCTGCGGGAGGTCCGGCTGGCACCGCGGGCCTGCGGGCAGGACCCCCCGGACCCACGCCGGGCGGAGGCGGAGGAGACGGAGCCCCCTTGGCCGCAGAGG ggcaAGCGGGCGGTGGCAGAGCAGCGGTTCGTGGAGCTGGTGATGGTGGTTGACCATGCTGCG TTCCAGAATTACCCCGACATGCAACGTGTCCACACCCGGACCCTGGAAATCGCCAACCAGGTGGATGCG TTCTTCCAGCCGCTGGGAGTGCGAGTGGCCTTGCTGGCGGTGGAGGTCTGGAGCGAGGGCGACAGGTTCGTGGTGGGCGGCAGTGCCCGGGCTGCGCTGGAGCGGTTCCTGCGCTGGCGCCGGGAGGAGCTGCTGCCCCGGCTGCCCCACGACAATGCCCAGCTCCTCAC GGGTGCCCGCTTTGACGATGTCTCAGTGGGAATGTCAGCTCAAGCCTCCATGTGTTCCCCAGCGCGCTCCGGGGGGGTCAGCATG GACCACTCGGTCAGCGTTCTCGTCGTCGCCTCCACTGTGGCCCATCAGCTGGGGCACAACCTGGGCATGCGCCACGACAGTGCCAGGCGCTTCTGCGACTGCAGTGACCTCCGGCAGGACCGCGGCTGCATCATGGCGTCGCCCACGGG GCTGACGCCCGGCTTGAGCTTCAGCAACTGCAGCCGGCAGGACCTGGAGCGCAGCCTGCGGCGGGGACAGGGCTGGTGCCTCTCCAACGTCCCTGAGCCCCGGCGCCTGGCCGGGAGCCCCCGCTGTGGAAACCGCTTCCTGGAGCCGGGCGAGGGCTGCGACTGTGGCCTCAGCGTG gagTGCACGGATCcctgctgcaacagcagcacCTGCCAGCTGGTGCCCGGGGCCGAGTGCGCCACAGGGGACACCTgctgccaggactgccag CTGCACCGTGCCGGACACCCATGCCGGGAGCCCCTGGGCGAGTGCGACCTGCCCGAATTCTGTGACGGGGTCTCACCACACTGCCCGCCCGATGCCTTCCTGCAGGACGGGCAGCCCTgtgccggcgggcgggcggtcTGCTACGGCGGCGCCTGCGCCACCTACGAGgggcagtgccagcagctgctggggccag GCGCCAGCCCCATCTCCAGCTCCTGCATGGCCTCCCTGAACGCAAAAGGGGACGAACGCGGGCACTGCGGGCAGCTCCCCAACGGCTCCTACGTCTCCTGTGCCCAGCG GGATGCCGGCTGTGGGATGCTGCAGTGCCAGCACGGCACTACCCAGGGGGGCACACCGGCAGGGTCCTGCCAAGGGACCCTCCTGCCCTGGGACAAGGACGTGAGCGATGCAGCCATGGTGCTGCCTGGCACTGCCTGCGGCCCCGGGAAG GTGTGCCTCCAGCGCCGGTGCCAGGATGTCTCTGCACTGGGTGACCAGCAGTGCCGGAGCAAGTGCCACGGGCACGGG GTGTGCAACAACCATGGGCATTGCCACTGCGAGCAGGGCTGGGCCCCCCCAACCTGTGAGAGCCCTGGCGCGGGGGGCAGCCAGGACAGCGGCCCCACCACCCTGGAGCGAG GGGGGAGCGCCCTGCCCACCGCCCTGCTGCTGAGCGCGCTGCTCGGGCTGGCCCtggtgctggggctctgctgcgCCCGTCGCACCGGACTGCAcaagcacctctgccagctcggCAAGGGGACCTCCTGCCAGTACAG CGCTGAGACCCGGGTCCGATTCCTGGGTCCAGAAGCCCCAGACGGCTGGAGCGG GATCTCGCAGCTGGAGCCCCGGTTGGGCAGCCAGGCCCCCCCCGAGCGCCCCCGGCCCCCACAGTGGCGTCAGGCCACGGAGCTGCAGGTCATGCACAGCAGCAAG cccccaggtCCAGCCAAGCCCCCCCCGCCTCAGCGGCCGCTGCCCTCGGACCCCCCGGGGCCTTCGCTCCCCCGCAGCGAGACACCCCCCGGCCACCCCTACGTCACGGTGATTCCCTCCAG GccggctcccccgccgccggcgggcgcCCAGCGGGAGACCTGA
- the ADAM15 gene encoding disintegrin and metalloproteinase domain-containing protein 15 isoform X4 has product MGARALRLLLLFLLLLLAAGLLLAAGTGANGSGAGDSSRQRHAELGQSWHVTPWVLREDRTLSLAEATQGGFPARLRVLLELEGTRLVLELEQNWELVLGAGALLYYLPNGTRVTQEASKQEHCCYRGTVRGFPGSWASLCACAGLSGHLRLSETRSYGLEPDASSSLGRHIAYRLREVRLAPRACGQDPPDPRRAEAEETEPPWPQRGKRAVAEQRFVELVMVVDHAAFQNYPDMQRVHTRTLEIANQVDAFFQPLGVRVALLAVEVWSEGDRFVVGGSARAALERFLRWRREELLPRLPHDNAQLLTGARFDDVSVGMSAQASMCSPARSGGVSMDHSVSVLVVASTVAHQLGHNLGMRHDSARRFCDCSDLRQDRGCIMASPTGLTPGLSFSNCSRQDLERSLRRGQGWCLSNVPEPRRLAGSPRCGNRFLEPGEGCDCGLSVECTDPCCNSSTCQLVPGAECATGDTCCQDCQLHRAGHPCREPLGECDLPEFCDGVSPHCPPDAFLQDGQPCAGGRAVCYGGACATYEGQCQQLLGPGASPISSSCMASLNAKGDERGHCGQLPNGSYVSCAQRDAGCGMLQCQHGTTQGGTPAGSCQGTLLPWDKDVSDAAMVLPGTACGPGKVCLQRRCQDVSALGDQQCRSKCHGHGVCNNHGHCHCEQGWAPPTCESPGAGGSQDSGPTTLERGGSALPTALLLSALLGLALVLGLCCARRTGLHKHLCQLGKGTSCQYSAETRVRFLGPEAPDGWSGISQLEPRLGSQAPPERPRPPQWRQATELQVMHSSKPAALGSARPDPPSRPLPPDPPPKAPPSDRPPPPTRPLPADPVAPGTQPPGPAKPPPPQRPLPSDPPGPSLPRSETPPGHPYVTVIPSRPAPPPPAGAQRET; this is encoded by the exons ATGGGGGCGCGGGCGCTGCggctgctcctcctcttcctcctcctcctccttgccgcGGGGCTGCTCCTCGCCGCCGGCACCGGGGCCAACGGGAGCGGCGCAG GTGACAGCTCACGGCAGCGCCATGCAGAATTGGGACAGTCCTGGCATGTGACCCCGTGGGTCCTGCGGGAGGACCGGACGCTCAGCCTGGCAGAGGCGACCCAG ggggggtTCCCCGCCCGGCTGCGGGTCCTGCTGGAGctggaggggacacggctggtgctggagctggagcaaaACTG ggagctggtgctgggcGCCGGGGCGCTGCTCTACTACCTGCCCAACGGCACGCGGGTGACGCAAGAGGCCAGCAAGCAG gagcaCTGCTGCTACCGGGGGACAGTGCGGGGCTTCCCCGGCTCCTGGGCCAGCCTCTGCGCCTGCGCTGGACTCAG cggcCACCTCCGGCTGTCAGAGACCAGGAGCTACGGGCTGGAGCCGGATGCTAGCAGCTCCCTAGGGCGGCACATCGCATACCGGCTGCGGGAGGTCCGGCTGGCACCGCGGGCCTGCGGGCAGGACCCCCCGGACCCACGCCGGGCGGAGGCGGAGGAGACGGAGCCCCCTTGGCCGCAGAGG ggcaAGCGGGCGGTGGCAGAGCAGCGGTTCGTGGAGCTGGTGATGGTGGTTGACCATGCTGCG TTCCAGAATTACCCCGACATGCAACGTGTCCACACCCGGACCCTGGAAATCGCCAACCAGGTGGATGCG TTCTTCCAGCCGCTGGGAGTGCGAGTGGCCTTGCTGGCGGTGGAGGTCTGGAGCGAGGGCGACAGGTTCGTGGTGGGCGGCAGTGCCCGGGCTGCGCTGGAGCGGTTCCTGCGCTGGCGCCGGGAGGAGCTGCTGCCCCGGCTGCCCCACGACAATGCCCAGCTCCTCAC GGGTGCCCGCTTTGACGATGTCTCAGTGGGAATGTCAGCTCAAGCCTCCATGTGTTCCCCAGCGCGCTCCGGGGGGGTCAGCATG GACCACTCGGTCAGCGTTCTCGTCGTCGCCTCCACTGTGGCCCATCAGCTGGGGCACAACCTGGGCATGCGCCACGACAGTGCCAGGCGCTTCTGCGACTGCAGTGACCTCCGGCAGGACCGCGGCTGCATCATGGCGTCGCCCACGGG GCTGACGCCCGGCTTGAGCTTCAGCAACTGCAGCCGGCAGGACCTGGAGCGCAGCCTGCGGCGGGGACAGGGCTGGTGCCTCTCCAACGTCCCTGAGCCCCGGCGCCTGGCCGGGAGCCCCCGCTGTGGAAACCGCTTCCTGGAGCCGGGCGAGGGCTGCGACTGTGGCCTCAGCGTG gagTGCACGGATCcctgctgcaacagcagcacCTGCCAGCTGGTGCCCGGGGCCGAGTGCGCCACAGGGGACACCTgctgccaggactgccag CTGCACCGTGCCGGACACCCATGCCGGGAGCCCCTGGGCGAGTGCGACCTGCCCGAATTCTGTGACGGGGTCTCACCACACTGCCCGCCCGATGCCTTCCTGCAGGACGGGCAGCCCTgtgccggcgggcgggcggtcTGCTACGGCGGCGCCTGCGCCACCTACGAGgggcagtgccagcagctgctggggccag GCGCCAGCCCCATCTCCAGCTCCTGCATGGCCTCCCTGAACGCAAAAGGGGACGAACGCGGGCACTGCGGGCAGCTCCCCAACGGCTCCTACGTCTCCTGTGCCCAGCG GGATGCCGGCTGTGGGATGCTGCAGTGCCAGCACGGCACTACCCAGGGGGGCACACCGGCAGGGTCCTGCCAAGGGACCCTCCTGCCCTGGGACAAGGACGTGAGCGATGCAGCCATGGTGCTGCCTGGCACTGCCTGCGGCCCCGGGAAG GTGTGCCTCCAGCGCCGGTGCCAGGATGTCTCTGCACTGGGTGACCAGCAGTGCCGGAGCAAGTGCCACGGGCACGGG GTGTGCAACAACCATGGGCATTGCCACTGCGAGCAGGGCTGGGCCCCCCCAACCTGTGAGAGCCCTGGCGCGGGGGGCAGCCAGGACAGCGGCCCCACCACCCTGGAGCGAG GGGGGAGCGCCCTGCCCACCGCCCTGCTGCTGAGCGCGCTGCTCGGGCTGGCCCtggtgctggggctctgctgcgCCCGTCGCACCGGACTGCAcaagcacctctgccagctcggCAAGGGGACCTCCTGCCAGTACAG CGCTGAGACCCGGGTCCGATTCCTGGGTCCAGAAGCCCCAGACGGCTGGAGCGG GATCTCGCAGCTGGAGCCCCGGTTGGGCAGCCAGGCCCCCCCCGAGCGCCCCCGGCCCCCACAGTGGCGTCAGGCCACGGAGCTGCAGGTCATGCACAGCAGCAAG CCGGCTGCTCTCGGCTCAGCCCGGCCCGACCCGCCCTCCCGGCCTCTCCCGCCGGACCCTCCTCCCAAG GCCCCCCCCTCGGACAGGCCGCCTCCCCCCACACGCCCGCTGCCTGCGGACCCCGTGGCGCCAGGCACTCAG cccccaggtCCAGCCAAGCCCCCCCCGCCTCAGCGGCCGCTGCCCTCGGACCCCCCGGGGCCTTCGCTCCCCCGCAGCGAGACACCCCCCGGCCACCCCTACGTCACGGTGATTCCCTCCAG GccggctcccccgccgccggcgggcgcCCAGCGGGAGACCTGA
- the ADAM15 gene encoding disintegrin and metalloproteinase domain-containing protein 15 isoform X5: MGARALRLLLLFLLLLLAAGLLLAAGTGANGSGAGDSSRQRHAELGQSWHVTPWVLREDRTLSLAEATQGGFPARLRVLLELEGTRLVLELEQNWELVLGAGALLYYLPNGTRVTQEASKQEHCCYRGTVRGFPGSWASLCACAGLSGHLRLSETRSYGLEPDASSSLGRHIAYRLREVRLAPRACGQDPPDPRRAEAEETEPPWPQRGKRAVAEQRFVELVMVVDHAAFQNYPDMQRVHTRTLEIANQVDAFFQPLGVRVALLAVEVWSEGDRFVVGGSARAALERFLRWRREELLPRLPHDNAQLLTGARFDDVSVGMSAQASMCSPARSGGVSMDHSVSVLVVASTVAHQLGHNLGMRHDSARRFCDCSDLRQDRGCIMASPTGLTPGLSFSNCSRQDLERSLRRGQGWCLSNVPEPRRLAGSPRCGNRFLEPGEGCDCGLSVECTDPCCNSSTCQLVPGAECATGDTCCQDCQLHRAGHPCREPLGECDLPEFCDGVSPHCPPDAFLQDGQPCAGGRAVCYGGACATYEGQCQQLLGPGASPISSSCMASLNAKGDERGHCGQLPNGSYVSCAQRDAGCGMLQCQHGTTQGGTPAGSCQGTLLPWDKDVSDAAMVLPGTACGPGKVCLQRRCQDVSALGDQQCRSKCHGHGVCNNHGHCHCEQGWAPPTCESPGAGGSQDSGPTTLERGGSALPTALLLSALLGLALVLGLCCARRTGLHKHLCQLGKGTSCQYSAETRVRFLGPEAPDGWSGISQLEPRLGSQAPPERPRPPQWRQATELQVMHSSKAPPSDRPPPPTRPLPADPVAPGTQPPGPAKPPPPQRPLPSDPPGPSLPRSETPPGHPYVTVIPSRPAPPPPAGAQRET, encoded by the exons ATGGGGGCGCGGGCGCTGCggctgctcctcctcttcctcctcctcctccttgccgcGGGGCTGCTCCTCGCCGCCGGCACCGGGGCCAACGGGAGCGGCGCAG GTGACAGCTCACGGCAGCGCCATGCAGAATTGGGACAGTCCTGGCATGTGACCCCGTGGGTCCTGCGGGAGGACCGGACGCTCAGCCTGGCAGAGGCGACCCAG ggggggtTCCCCGCCCGGCTGCGGGTCCTGCTGGAGctggaggggacacggctggtgctggagctggagcaaaACTG ggagctggtgctgggcGCCGGGGCGCTGCTCTACTACCTGCCCAACGGCACGCGGGTGACGCAAGAGGCCAGCAAGCAG gagcaCTGCTGCTACCGGGGGACAGTGCGGGGCTTCCCCGGCTCCTGGGCCAGCCTCTGCGCCTGCGCTGGACTCAG cggcCACCTCCGGCTGTCAGAGACCAGGAGCTACGGGCTGGAGCCGGATGCTAGCAGCTCCCTAGGGCGGCACATCGCATACCGGCTGCGGGAGGTCCGGCTGGCACCGCGGGCCTGCGGGCAGGACCCCCCGGACCCACGCCGGGCGGAGGCGGAGGAGACGGAGCCCCCTTGGCCGCAGAGG ggcaAGCGGGCGGTGGCAGAGCAGCGGTTCGTGGAGCTGGTGATGGTGGTTGACCATGCTGCG TTCCAGAATTACCCCGACATGCAACGTGTCCACACCCGGACCCTGGAAATCGCCAACCAGGTGGATGCG TTCTTCCAGCCGCTGGGAGTGCGAGTGGCCTTGCTGGCGGTGGAGGTCTGGAGCGAGGGCGACAGGTTCGTGGTGGGCGGCAGTGCCCGGGCTGCGCTGGAGCGGTTCCTGCGCTGGCGCCGGGAGGAGCTGCTGCCCCGGCTGCCCCACGACAATGCCCAGCTCCTCAC GGGTGCCCGCTTTGACGATGTCTCAGTGGGAATGTCAGCTCAAGCCTCCATGTGTTCCCCAGCGCGCTCCGGGGGGGTCAGCATG GACCACTCGGTCAGCGTTCTCGTCGTCGCCTCCACTGTGGCCCATCAGCTGGGGCACAACCTGGGCATGCGCCACGACAGTGCCAGGCGCTTCTGCGACTGCAGTGACCTCCGGCAGGACCGCGGCTGCATCATGGCGTCGCCCACGGG GCTGACGCCCGGCTTGAGCTTCAGCAACTGCAGCCGGCAGGACCTGGAGCGCAGCCTGCGGCGGGGACAGGGCTGGTGCCTCTCCAACGTCCCTGAGCCCCGGCGCCTGGCCGGGAGCCCCCGCTGTGGAAACCGCTTCCTGGAGCCGGGCGAGGGCTGCGACTGTGGCCTCAGCGTG gagTGCACGGATCcctgctgcaacagcagcacCTGCCAGCTGGTGCCCGGGGCCGAGTGCGCCACAGGGGACACCTgctgccaggactgccag CTGCACCGTGCCGGACACCCATGCCGGGAGCCCCTGGGCGAGTGCGACCTGCCCGAATTCTGTGACGGGGTCTCACCACACTGCCCGCCCGATGCCTTCCTGCAGGACGGGCAGCCCTgtgccggcgggcgggcggtcTGCTACGGCGGCGCCTGCGCCACCTACGAGgggcagtgccagcagctgctggggccag GCGCCAGCCCCATCTCCAGCTCCTGCATGGCCTCCCTGAACGCAAAAGGGGACGAACGCGGGCACTGCGGGCAGCTCCCCAACGGCTCCTACGTCTCCTGTGCCCAGCG GGATGCCGGCTGTGGGATGCTGCAGTGCCAGCACGGCACTACCCAGGGGGGCACACCGGCAGGGTCCTGCCAAGGGACCCTCCTGCCCTGGGACAAGGACGTGAGCGATGCAGCCATGGTGCTGCCTGGCACTGCCTGCGGCCCCGGGAAG GTGTGCCTCCAGCGCCGGTGCCAGGATGTCTCTGCACTGGGTGACCAGCAGTGCCGGAGCAAGTGCCACGGGCACGGG GTGTGCAACAACCATGGGCATTGCCACTGCGAGCAGGGCTGGGCCCCCCCAACCTGTGAGAGCCCTGGCGCGGGGGGCAGCCAGGACAGCGGCCCCACCACCCTGGAGCGAG GGGGGAGCGCCCTGCCCACCGCCCTGCTGCTGAGCGCGCTGCTCGGGCTGGCCCtggtgctggggctctgctgcgCCCGTCGCACCGGACTGCAcaagcacctctgccagctcggCAAGGGGACCTCCTGCCAGTACAG CGCTGAGACCCGGGTCCGATTCCTGGGTCCAGAAGCCCCAGACGGCTGGAGCGG GATCTCGCAGCTGGAGCCCCGGTTGGGCAGCCAGGCCCCCCCCGAGCGCCCCCGGCCCCCACAGTGGCGTCAGGCCACGGAGCTGCAGGTCATGCACAGCAGCAAG GCCCCCCCCTCGGACAGGCCGCCTCCCCCCACACGCCCGCTGCCTGCGGACCCCGTGGCGCCAGGCACTCAG cccccaggtCCAGCCAAGCCCCCCCCGCCTCAGCGGCCGCTGCCCTCGGACCCCCCGGGGCCTTCGCTCCCCCGCAGCGAGACACCCCCCGGCCACCCCTACGTCACGGTGATTCCCTCCAG GccggctcccccgccgccggcgggcgcCCAGCGGGAGACCTGA